In Nocardioides daphniae, the DNA window GGGTCGCGCCGCTCGCCGAGCGCGTCGTCCAGTGGATCTGCACGGTCTCCTTCACCGTCATCGCCTTCCTGCCGCTCGACCTGGGGCCGTCGCTGGCCTTCGGCGTGATCCCGTTCCTGGGGTGGGCGGCACTGCGGGCACCGATGCGCGAGACCCTCGTGCAGTTCCTGGTCGTCGCCACCACCAGCCACGCCATGACCATGCAGGGGCTCGGTCCGTTCGCCGTCGACCCTGACGGCACGGTGCTCGAGGCCGAGATGATCACGGTGATGTACGCGGTCTGGGTGCTGGCCTGTGGCCTCACCACCATCCCGTTCTCCCTGGCCGTCGGCGTCCAGCGGCGCGAGTCGTGGCAGTCGCGCCAGGAGCAGGCGCGGGTGCGCCAGCTGGTCCAGAGCGCGACCGGCGTGGCGATCATCGGCACCGACGCCCACGGGCACATCGACCTCTTCAACCCGGGCGCGGAGACGATCTTCGGCTACACCTCCGAGGAGGTCCTCGGTCTGATGCCGAGCGTCTTCCTCACCCACGAGGAGACCGAGCGCGTCGCGACCCTGCTCAGCACCCGGCCGACCTTCGTGGACGTGGCGTACGAGCTGGCGAGCGGTGCGGTCGAGAGCCTCGACGTCGACTTCCTCCGCAAGGACGGCTCGGTCGTCACGCTGCAGTTCTCGATGTCACGGATCTACAGCTCCGATGGCAAGGTGCTGGGCTACGTCAGCACCGGCGAGGACGTCACCAGCCGGGTCAAGCGCCAGCAGGCGCTGGAGGAGGCCCTGGCCCACGAGCGGCTGGCCGTGGAGAACCTCAAGGAGGTCGACCAGGTCAAGGACGCCCTCGTCTCAGGCGTCAGCCACGAGCTGCGCACCCCGATCACCTCGATCCTGGGCTACCTGGAGATGCTCGAGGACGGCGGCTTCGGCCCGCTCTCCGGGGCCCAGGTGCAGGCCCTCGGCCGGGTCAAGGGCAACAGCAACCGCCTGCTCTCGCTGATCGACGACCTGCTGACGCTCTCGCGCATCCAGGACGGCTACCTGGCCGTGGAGACCACCCGGCTCGACCTGCGCGACGTGGTCTCCACCGCCGGCCACGAGATGCTGCCCGCGCTGGAGGCTGCCGGGCTCGACTTCACCGTGGAGGTGCCCGAGGAGCCCGTCGCCGTGGTCGGCGACGCCGAGCGCCTCGGCCGTGTCGTGGTCAACCTGGTCGGCAACGCGGCGAAGTTCACCGACCGCTTCGGCTCGGTGACCGTGCGCCTGGAGGTCGACGGGGACGACGCGGTCGTCGCCGTCACCGACACCGGCATCGGCATCCCCGAGGAGGAGCAGGACCAGCTCTTCGACCGGTTCTTCCGAGCCACCTCCGCCCGCGAGCGCGCCATCCAGGGAAGCGGCCTCGGCCTGGCCATCGCCCGCGCCCTGGTGCAGTCGCACGGAGGTAGCATCGAGGTCGACTCCCAGGTCGACGTCGGGTCGACCTTCCGGATCCGGCTGCCGCTGGAGGGGACGTTGTCGGTCCTCGAGCAGGCAGGCGGGCCGCCGTTGGAGCAGGAGACCGCGGGCGCCGTACGCCGGCGCTGACGGCCGCACGCGAGGGCGTACGACGGGGGCACGCCGCCCGTGCCGGCCCCCGGACGCGAAGGAACCCCCGGTCTTCGACCGGGGGTTCCTTGCTGACTGGGGTGAGTGACGGGGCTCGAACCCGCGACAACCGCGACCACAACGCGGTGCTCTACCAGCTGAGCTACACCCACCATGGCGACTTGCTGGACAAGTCGTGAGGAAGCATAGAGGACTCAGGCGCCCGGTGTGGAATCGGGGGTGCTGGCACCGCCCTGCAGGCCGGTGACGGAGCCCGCGTGCCTGGCCGCGATCTCCTTGGCCGTGCTCGAGTCGGGGCCGGGCGGCGTCACGAAGACGGCCTCGCGGTAGTAGCGCAGCTCCTCGATGCTCTCCTGGATGTCGGCGAGAGCGCGGTGGTTGCCGCGCTTCTCCGGCGCCTGGAAGTAGGCGCGGGGGAACCAGCGCTTGGAGAGCTCCTTGATGGAGGAGACGTCGATGTTGCGGTAGTGCAGGAAGCCCTCGAGCCCGGCCATGTCGCGGGCCAGGAAGGCGCGGTCGGTGCCGATCGTGTTGCCGGCCAGCGGGGGACGGCTGCCCTCGGGGCAGTGCTCGCGGATGTAGGCGAGGACCTGGGCCTCGGCCTCCTCCATGGTGACGCCGCCGTCGAGCTCCTCGAGCAGGCCGGACTTCTGGTGCATGTCGCGGACGAAGTCGATCATCGTCTCGAGTGACTCCGCCGGGGGCTTGATGATGACGTCGACCCCCTCGCCGAGCACGTTGAGCTCGAAGTCGGTCACCAGGGCGGCCACCTCGATCAGGGCATCCTTCTCGAGGTCGAGGCCGGTCATCTCGCAGTCGATCCACACCAGTCGGTCATTCACGGGCCACGACCCTACTAGTGATCGCCGACATCCGAGGGGTCGTGGGCCTCGACCGTCGGCACGGGGCTGCCGCTCGCGCTGTGGGCGCTGACCTAGGGTGTGGACGTGCAGCCTCCACGCGTCTGGCAGGGAGCGTTTCCCTGGATCGGTCTCGTCGCCCGTCTGGCGACCGGCGGCGTGTGGCTCGTGGCCGGGGCGATCAAGCTGCCCGACCCCTACGAGAGCATCAGCGCCGTGCGGGCGTACGAGGTGCTCCCCGAGGCGCTCGTCCCCGCGGTCGGCTACCTGCTGCCGGTGGTGGAGGTCGCGATCGGTCTGCTGCTGATCCTGGGCCTGCTGACACGCACCAGCAGCGTGGCCTCGGCGATCCTCTTCGCCGTCTTCGTCGCCGGCATCGCGTCGGTCTGGGTCCGTGGGATCGAGATCGACTGCGGCTGCTTCGGCGGGGGAGGCGAGAAGGAGGGCGCCTCGGCGGAGTACCCGCTGGAGATCGCCCGCGACCTGGGGCTGATGCTGCTCTCGGTGTGGCTGGTGTGGCGTCCGCGTACGCGGTGGGCGCTGGACAACATGCTCTTCCGCTCGTCCGAGCGGGGACCTGAAAGGAACGACGATGGCGAAGAACCCGCCGAAGAAGAACGCGCCGGGCACCCGGTCCGATGAGCGGGCCGCGACCGCGGCCAAGCGGGAGGCGCGTCGCGAGAAGGCCGCGCGCCAGGCCGCTGCCGCACTGGCCGAGAAGAAGGCGCGCCAGCGCAAGGAGCGCCTGATGGTCGGCGGCATCGTCGCCGCCGTCGTGCTGCTCGTGGCCGGCGTCGTGACCTGGCAGGTCATGCGCAACTCCGGCCCCGTCGCCGTCCCGGACAACGCCACCGACAAGTACGGCGTCTCGATGGGTGAGGCCGACGCCGGCGCCCAGATCGAGATCTTCGCCGACTTCCTGTGCCCCGCCTGCAAGAGCTTCGAGGCCGCGGCGGAGGCGCCGCTGACGCAGCTGGCCGAGGCCGGCGCTGCCCACGTCACCTACAACCCTGTCGTCATCCTCGACCAGTTCGGCGACTACTCCGAGCGCGCCGCCAACGCCTTCGCCGTCGTGCTCGACACCGCCGGCGCCGAGGTGGCCCTGGAGTTCCAGGCCGCCCTCTTCGCCGAGCAGCCCTCGGAGTCGGGCTCCAAGCCCGACGACGACTGGCTCATCGACCTCGCCGTGGAGTCGGGCGCCAAGGAGTCCGAGATCCGCGACGACATCGAGGGCATGAAGTTCGAGCGCTGGGTCAAGGAGGCGACGCAGGAGTCGGAGCGCCGCGGCCTGCGTGGCACGCCGACCATCTTCATCAACGGCAACCAGGTGGAGCCCCAGGACGCTCTCAACCAGATCCAGCAGCTCGCCCAGGCGGCCGGACCGGCCCAGCCCGAGGGTGACGCCGGCGCGGGTGAGGGTGACGCAGGTGAGGGTGACGCGGAGAAGGACGCCAGCTGATGCACGTCGTCAAGGTGCAGCGGTGGGTCATCACCGCGCTGGTCCTCACCACCGCCCTCCACTTCGTCGCGGGCCTGCTGATCCTCGCCGTCACGCTCGACCGGGCCGACGCCTTCTGGGTGCTGACCGTCATCTCGATGATCGTCACCGCCCTGGCGATCGTCGGCGTACGCCTGCTCCACCAGGTCTCGCCGTTGACGGTGTGGCTGCTCGTGGCGGTCGTTCCACTGGCGGTCTCGCTCTACTTCCGCTGACAGACTTCCGCTGACCACGGAACCGGGTCTGGCCACCCGGTCGGCGCCTTTCGAGGGTCGCTGGCCGGGTGGCACACTCGGCGGATGAGCATCCCCGCCCGTACGCCCGGACGGCTCTCCGAGTTCGTCGCGGGCCTGCCCAAGGCCGAGCTGCACGTCCACCACGTCGGGTCTGCGTCGCAGCGGATCGTCCAGGAGTTGGCCGAGCGCCACCCCGGCACGGTGCCCAGCGACCCCGACGAGCTGCGCAAGTTCTACGAGTTCCGCGACTTCGCCCACTTCATCGAGGTCTACCTGGCCGTCGTCGACCTGCTGAAGGAGCCGGAGGACATCCGGTTGCTGACCTACGAGGTCGCACGTGACCTGGCGCGCCAGAAGGTGCGCTACGCCGAGCTGACCTGCACGCCCTACACGTCGGTGCTGCCGCACGAGGCGCGGCGAGGAATGCCGATCGAGGCCTACACCGACGCGATCGAGGAGGCTCGGGTCGCCGCCGAGCGCGACTTCGGCGTCGTCCTGCGGTGGATCTACGACATCCCGGGGGAGTCGGGCGTCCCAGCGGCCGACGAGACGCTCCTCTTCGCGCTCGAGTACCCGCCGTCGGCCCTGGTCGGCTTCGGCCTCGGCGGTCCGGAGATCGGCGTCCCGAGGCCGCAGTTCCAGCGTCACTTCGACGCCGCCCGGGCCGCCGGGCTCCGCTCCGTGCCGCACGCGGGGGAGACCACTGGCCCGGAGACGGTCTGGGACGCGATCCGGCTGCTGGGGGCGGAGCGGATTGGCCACGGCACCACGGCTGCCCAGGACCCGGTGCTGCTGGAGTACCTGGCTGAGCACCGGATCCCGCTCGAGGTCTGCCCGACCTCCAACGTGGCGACCCGAGCCGTCGACTCGCTGGACGCCCACCCGTTGCGCACCTTCCGCGACGCCGGCGTCGTGGTCTCCATCAACTCCGACGACCCGCCGATGTTCGACACCGACCTCAACACCGAGTACGAGGTGGCGGCCGACATGTTGGACCTCGACGAGCGGGGAGTCGCCGACCTCGCTGTCGCGGCGGTGGACGCGTCCTTCGCCACGGAGCACCTGAAGAGTGAGCTGCGTGCCGAGATCGACGCCTGGACCTCGGCCTTCCTCGCCGAGCGGGCAGACTGACGCCCATGGCTGGCTTCTTTGACTCGACCGATTCCGCTGCGCCCCTGATCCCGACGATGCGTGACCGCATGCTCGCCGGGCAGCCCTACGTCGCTGACAGCACGGTGCAGGAGCTGACCGACCGAGGCCAGCGGGCGGCCGTGGCGTACAACGCGGCGAGCCCGACGGACGCCGAGGCCAGGCGCGCCCTCCTGGAGGAGCTCTTCGGCCAGGTGGGGGAGGACGTCGAGGTGCGCAGCCCCGTGCACGTCGACCTCGGCACCCGCATCTCCCTCGGCGACCGCACCTTCGTGAACTTCGGGCTGGTCGCGCTTGACGTCGCCGAGATCCGGATCGGCGCCGACGTCCAGATCGGTCCGAACGTCCAGCTGCTCACCCCGCTGCACCCGCTCGACGCCGAGCAGCGCCGCCAGAAGTGGGAGGGCGGCGCGCCGATCACCATCGGCGACAACGTCTGGCTCGGTGGCGGCGTCATCGTCTGCCCGGGCGTCACGATCGGTGCGGACACCGTGGTCGGCGCGGGCTCGGTGGTCGCCAAGGACCTGCCTGCGGGCGTACTCGCCGTGGGCAACCCGGCGAAGGTGATCCGCCACCTCTGAGCCGACTCGTCTGCTGCGCCTCCGCGGCGCCCTGTTGAGCATCTCTCTACCTCCGCCGGTGGAATCTCAGGTCGCCGTTGGCGAGTGTGGCGAGGTCGTAGGCCGCGTCGTGGGCGCGGTGGTGATGCCGGCTGCACAGCAAGGCAGCGTTGTCGAGGTCGGTGGCGCCGCCGTGGGACCAGGGGACGAGGTGGTGGGCCTCGGACCAGGTGCCGGGGATCGTGCAGCCTTCGGCGCGGCAGGTGCCGTCGCGCAGGGCCAGGGCGCGGCGTTGGGCCTTGGTGAAGAGCCGGGCGGCGCGGCCGACGTCGAGGACTTCGCCGTCGGTGCCGAGGACGGCGGGGATGATCTGGGCGGTGCAGGCCAGGCGTCGGGCCTGGGCGGCGGTGATGGTGTCGAACCCGTCGCCGGGGGTGGTGTTGTCGATGGTGGCCACCCCGAGCTCCTGCTTCAACGTCTCGAAGGGGAGGGTGACCATGACGTGGGTGGCGTCGCCGCCGTGGATTGGGAGGCGCGTGGGGTCGAGGGTCTCGAGGAGCTGGGTGAACGCCTCGGCCATCTTGCGGGGCTGGGTGATCCGCTGACCGAATGCAGTTGGCTTGTCAGCGTCGGCGTCGTCGACGGTGCTGCGCACCGCGCCGTCGGCCAGTCGCGGGTTGCTGAACGCGTGAAGGTAGGTCCCGAGCCGGGCCGCGGTGGCGTCGGGCACGACTGCGGTGATCCGGGTGGTGCCGTCGCCCAGGGCGCGGATCCGTAGGCGCTGCCGCTCGCTGGCCCGTCTCTCGGCATCGGCCAGCCGGCGGGCTTCTTCCTCCTCGAACCGGTCGGGGTCGACGAGCTCGAGGATCCGGCGGCCGAGCTTGGCCAGGTCGCTGGGGTCGTGGTCGGCGGCGAGCTCGACGAGCTTGGTCTCGGCGGCCTCGATCACGTCCAACCCGACCCGGGCCGGGAGCTCCTCGACCGCGGCCGCGATCACCCGGGCCTGGGCGATGCTCACCCGTCCCTCGCGCACGCCCGCCGCCAACGTCGGCCGCTCCCGGTCCAACGCCTCGGCCAGCCGCAGGTCGGCGGCGGCGTCGCCGCGGCGTACGTGCCCGTGGTGGGCCAGCCAGGTCGCGATCGACCGGAATCCCTCACCTTCGGCGGCGTCGCCCGCGGCGGCCATCACCCGTAGCCGCAGCTCGGCAGTGCGCGACTCGACCTCCAGCAGCGACAGCAGCGCACCGGCCTTCTCATCGGCGCTCATGAACGTCGGGTTCACGTCGCACACCGACTTCAGCGACGCACTGATCGCCTCCGCGACCGCGTTCACCGGATGCACGGCACACCTCCTGGGACGACGACGCCATGCACGGCATGGCTCTGGACGGTCGTCGCTCCTGGAGGCCCGGAACCCGAGCTATCACGTCACCCTCGCAACTGGCCCCACCGTCTCCGCCGACTCGATGGCCGCGGTGTCATGAGTGAGAACCTACGGCGACTCTATCGAACACCAGTTCGAGTATGAAGTGCCAAAATGGGGGATTCGGGTCAGGCCGTGCGCGGGGCGTACATGATCACCGCGACGCCGACCAGGCAGATCAGCGCGCCCGTCACGTCGTACCGGTCGGGCTTGAAGCCGTCGACGGCCATGCCCCACAGCAGGGAGCCTGCGACGAAGACCCCGCCGTACGCCGCCAGGATGCGCCCGAAGTGGGCGTCGGGCTGGAGGGTCGCGACGAAGCCGTAGATGCCGAGCGCGATGACGCCGGCGCCGATCCACAGCCAGCCGCGGTGCTCGCGCACGCCCTGCCACACCAGCCAGGCACCGCCGATCTCGGCGAGGGCGGCCAGGGCGAAGAGGGTCATCGAGCGCACGGTGTCCACGCGGAGATTGTCGCTGACGACTGCTTCGGTGGAGGATTCCAGTCACCAGGTGACTGAAATCCTCCACTCAAGGGCGCCCCCGGCAGGATTCGAACCTGCGACCAGCGGATTAGAAGGCCGCTGCTCTATCCAGCTGAGCTACGGAGGCAACGGGACGCAGCCGGTGCGAACGTCGGGAGCTCCCGCGCGTGCGCGCTGACCCGGCCTGGTGACCCGGGGCGGAGTCTAGCGACCTCGCTGCCGCGGCTGGCCCGTCTGGTCGGGAGAGCCTCATCGATTGACGCTGTCACTGACCAAGTTTCGTGACCTCATCGGATCAAGTCGTACGTGGCGGACAAGGGTCGACACCGCTCGGCACGCGGGACAAGATGAGGAGATGCCACTCTCGGGCCGTCCAAGGACCAGGGCGGCGATCCTCGCGGTCGTCGTCGCCTCCACCCTCGCGGCCTGCGGGGTGACCCGCGGCGACGACAGCCGCGACCTGCTGATGATCATCCCCAACAGCCCGGGGGGCGGCTACGACCTCACCGGGCGCGCAGCCGTCGCGGTGATGGACGCCGAGGAGATCACCGGCGGCGACATCACGGTCGACAACGTGGTGGGCGCCGGGGGAGCGGTGGCGATGACCTCGCTCATCGGGCGGGCCGGCGACGAGCACACGCTGATGACCGTCGGCCTGGGCGTGGTGGGCTCGACCTACTCCTTCGGCAGCGAGTTCGGGGTCACCGACGCCACCCCGATCGCCCAGCTGATGAGCGAGCCGGAGGGCATCCTGGTGCCGGCCGACTCGCCCTTCGAGGACCTCGACGACCTGGTCAAGGCGTGGAAGACCGACCCGGGGGAGATCGCGATCGGTGGCGGTTCCTCGCCGGGCGGCCCGGACCACCTCTTCCCGATGCAGCTGGCCGCCACCGTGGGCATCGACGCCAACGACGTCAACTACGTGGTCTACGACGGCGGCGGTCCGCTCACCAGCGCGTTGCTCGGCAAGAAGATCGAGGTCGGCTTCTCCGGCCTGGCCGAGTTCGAGGGCTCGATCCGCAGCGGCGACCTGCGGGTGCTCGGCGTCTCGGGGGAGGAGCGCTACCCGTCGGGCCAGCTCGCCGAGGTCCCGACGCTGACCGAGCAGGGCGTCGACCTCGTCTTCCTCAACTGGCGCGGCGTCCTGGCGCCGCCGGACATCAGCGAGGCCCGCACCGAGGCTTTGATCGCCTACTTCGAGGAGATGCACGCCAGCCCCGGCTGGAAGGAGGAGGTCGAGAAGAACGGCTGGACCGACGACTTCCGCACCGGCGACGACTTCGGCACCTTCCTCACCGAGCAGGACACCCGGGTGGCTGACACCCTCGACGAGCTGGGGCTGCTGTGAGCGCGACCGACCTGCCGGGCCCCGTCCCCGGCCACACCCCCGACACCGGGCCCGTCCGGTCCCACGACAGGGCGCAGTACCTGCTGGCGCTCGTCCTCGCCGTGGTCGGCGTCTACACGGTCCTCGACGCGCGCGGCCTCAACGTCGGCTTCGGCGACCCGATCGGGCCACGGGTCTTCCCGTACGTCATCGGCACGGGCCTGGTGCTGCTCGCCGTGCTGCTCGCGATCGCGACCTCCCGCGGTGACGTGCCGCAGGCCGAGGAGGGGGAGGACGTCGACCTGACCACCCCGCCGGACTGGCTCACCGTCGCCAAGCTGGTCGCCATCTGCGTGCTCAACCTGGTGCTGGTCAACGTGCTGGGCTGGGCGATCACCGGTGCCTTCCTCTTCGCCGGCGCCGCCTGGGCCCTCGGCAGCCGCACCCTCGTACGTGACATCGCGGTCGGCGTCGTGCTCTCGGTGGGCAGCTGGTACTTCTTCTACTCCGGGCTCGGCGTGCAGCTCACGCCCGGCATCCTCGACGGGATCCTGTGATGGAGACCCTCGACCTCCTGCTCGGCGGCTTCGCCGACGCCTTCACCTGGCAGAACCTCGCCTTCGCCGCCATCGGCGTGCTGCTGGGCACCTTCGTCGGCGTCCTGCCCGGCATCGGCCCGGCGATGGCCTTGGCCCTGCTGCTCCCGGTGACCTACGGCCTCGACGTCACCCAGGCGCTGATCATGTTCGCTGGCATCTACTACGGCGGCATGTACGGCGGCTCGACCACCTCGATCCTGCTCAACACCCCCGGCGAGAGCGCCTCGGTGATGACGGCGATCGAGGGCAACAAGATGGCCAAGCGCGGCCGCGCGGCGCAGGCGCTGGCGACCGCCGCGGTGGGCTCCTTCATCGCCGGCACCATCGGCACCCTGCTGGTCGCCTTCTTCATGCCGACCCTGGCCGAGCAGGCCGTGAAGATCGGCGCACCCACCTACTTCGCGATCATGCTGCTGTCGATGGTGCTGGTCAGCAGCGTGCTGGGCGCCTCGAAGCTGCGCGGCTTCATCGGGCTCTTCATCGGCCTCACCATCGGCCTGGTGGGGCTCGACCAGTCGACCGGCCAGGCGCGGCTCACCGGCGGGTCGCTCGAGCTGGCCGACGGCATCGACATCGTCGTGGTCGCCGTGGGCGTCTTCGCCATCGGCGAGGCGCTGTGGACTGCCGCCCACCTGCGGCGGCGACCACTCGACGTACTGCCGGTGGGCCGTCCGTTCCTGGGGCGCGAGGACTGGCAGCGGTCGTGGGCCCCGTGGCTGCGTGGCACGGCGCTGGGCTTCCCGTTCGGCGCGCTGCCCGCGGGCGGCGCGGAGACGCCGACCTTCCTGTCGTACATCACTGAGCGCAAGCTCGCCGGCCGCAAGGGGCGTGGCAACGAGTTCGGCCACGGAGCCATCGAGGGCGTCGCGGGCCCGGAGGCCGCCAACAACGCGAGCGCCGCCGGGATGTTCGTGCCGCTGCTCGCCCTCGGCCTGCCGGTGACGGCCACCGCGTCGATCCTGCTCGCGGCGATGCAGAAGTACGGGATCGTGGCCGGGCCGACCCTGATGACCGACCAGTCCGACCTGATCTGGACACTGCTGGCGAGCCTGCTGATCGGCAACACCCTGCTGCTGGTGATCAACCTGCCGCTCGCCCCGGTCTGGGCCAAGCTGCTCCGGGTGCCGCGGCCGCAGCTGTACGCCGGCATCCTCTTCTTCGCCTCGCTCGGTGCCTACAGCGTCAACCGCGACCCGTTCGACCTGGCTCTGCTGCTGGTCTTCGGGGCGCTGGGATTCGCGATCCGCCGGTTCGGGATCCCCGTGCTGCCGTTGATCCTCGGCGTCATCCTCGGGCCGCTGATGGAGGTGAAGCTGCGCGAGGCGCTCGACGTCTCCGGGGTGACATCAGCGGCCTCTTCAACGAGGGGCTGGCGATCTTCGTGTACGTCCTCGTCGCCCTGGCCGTGGTGGTGCCGATCGCGCTGAGCAGGCTTCGGCCGGCGGGGCCCAGCCTCGTCGACGAGGTGTCCGACAAGCAGGAGGAGAGGCGATGACGGTCGTGGTGGGGTACATCCCCAACGAGTTCGGGGAGGTCGCGCTGGACGCCGGCGTGCAGGAAGCGTTGCGCCGGGGGTCGCGGGTGGTCGTCGTCAACGCGACGCGCGGCGACAGCTACATCGACGAGCGCTTTGTCGGCGAGTCCTCCCTGGGTGCCCTCGAGGAGCGGTTGGCGGGCCTCGGTGTCGAGTGCGAGCTCCGCCAGACCATGGGGCCGGACGTCGCCGACGAGCTGGTCGGGGTCGCTCGCGAGGTCGACGCCGACATGATCGTCCTTGGCCTGCGTCCGCGCTCGCCCGTGGGCAAGCTGCTGATGGGCAGCGTCGCGCAGCGCGTGCTGCTCGACGCGTCCTGCGCGGTGCTCACCGTGAAGCCCCCGCGCCCGACGGGGCACTGACCCTGCCGGCGACCCTGCCATCGACCCTGCCGGCGACCCTGCCATCGACCTTGCGTCCAGCGGGGAGGAACGACCCGGTGCCGAAGTCGGTCCCGAAGCCCGCCGCGAAGGCACCAGCCTCCCAGACGACCCGACCGGAGATGACGGTCGCGTGCACCGCGGCGTCGTTGCGGTTCACCATGCGGTGGATGCCGCCGAGCTCCTCCAGCGGCGCCTCGTGGTAGTCGTCGACCGATCCGTCGAGCCCGGCGGGGGCGATGACGACGACGTCGGCCCGGTCGCCGACGGCGATGCGGCCGGCTCGAGCCGGTAGAAGTCGGCCAGCTCGCCGGTGAGCTTGTGGACCGCCTTCTCCACCGACATGAAGGGGCGACCCGCAGCCTCGGCACGGTGCACCCGGTCGAGCAGGCAGACCGCGAAGTTGTAGAAGGCCATGTTGCGCAGGTGGGCCCCGGCGTCGGAGAAGCCGATCGTCACGCCGGGGGTGTTCGCCAGGCGGTTGGCGACCCCGGCCCGGGAGTTGGCGATGACCGTGGTCCACCGGAAGGCAGTGCCGTGCTCGACGACGAGGTCCAGGAAGCAGTCGACGGGGTGGACGTCCCGCTCGCGTGCCACGTCGCCGACCGTGCGCCCCACCAGTGCTTCCTCCGGGCACTCGGTGATCCGGGCGTCGTCGAAGTCGCGGTGCCACACGCGCGGGCTGAAGCGCTTTTCGAAGTCCGCGCGGAACCAGCGCCGGTAGGCCTCGTCGCGGAGCAGGTCGTTGCGGCCCATCTCCTCCTTGAGGTGCAGCGCCTCGCGCCCTGAGCCGAACTCCTCGAAGACGACCAGGTCGACCCCGTCGGCCCACACCTGGAAGGTGGTCGGCAGGTGCTGCCAGACGAACTTGCCCTTCCCGATCCGGTTCACCGCGTAGGCGATGGGGGCGAAGATCCGGTTGACCCACGGCTCGGCCACCGTGTCGGCTGCCGAGAGCAGGGAGACCGGCAGCGGCTTGCGCAAGATGCCCGTCGAGGTGGCGGCGTAGAAGGCCACGTCGACCTTGGTGTTGAGGTTCGGGACGCCCTGGAGCACCCCGTCGCGCCGCCGCAGGATCTTGCTGATCCGCCGGAACTCCTTCCAGCTGGCGTGGGTCGAGGGGAGGGTGCGGGAGCGGTAGCGGTCGCCGTCGAGCTTGTCCCACGGGTTCGTCATCGTGGAGACCCCGAGGAAGCGAGCGTCGAGCGCAGCCTC includes these proteins:
- a CDS encoding HNH endonuclease signature motif containing protein, whose product is MHPVNAVAEAISASLKSVCDVNPTFMSADEKAGALLSLLEVESRTAELRLRVMAAAGDAAEGEGFRSIATWLAHHGHVRRGDAAADLRLAEALDRERPTLAAGVREGRVSIAQARVIAAAVEELPARVGLDVIEAAETKLVELAADHDPSDLAKLGRRILELVDPDRFEEEEARRLADAERRASERQRLRIRALGDGTTRITAVVPDATAARLGTYLHAFSNPRLADGAVRSTVDDADADKPTAFGQRITQPRKMAEAFTQLLETLDPTRLPIHGGDATHVMVTLPFETLKQELGVATIDNTTPGDGFDTITAAQARRLACTAQIIPAVLGTDGEVLDVGRAARLFTKAQRRALALRDGTCRAEGCTIPGTWSEAHHLVPWSHGGATDLDNAALLCSRHHHRAHDAAYDLATLANGDLRFHRRR
- a CDS encoding adenosine deaminase: MSIPARTPGRLSEFVAGLPKAELHVHHVGSASQRIVQELAERHPGTVPSDPDELRKFYEFRDFAHFIEVYLAVVDLLKEPEDIRLLTYEVARDLARQKVRYAELTCTPYTSVLPHEARRGMPIEAYTDAIEEARVAAERDFGVVLRWIYDIPGESGVPAADETLLFALEYPPSALVGFGLGGPEIGVPRPQFQRHFDAARAAGLRSVPHAGETTGPETVWDAIRLLGAERIGHGTTAAQDPVLLEYLAEHRIPLEVCPTSNVATRAVDSLDAHPLRTFRDAGVVVSINSDDPPMFDTDLNTEYEVAADMLDLDERGVADLAVAAVDASFATEHLKSELRAEIDAWTSAFLAERAD
- a CDS encoding YnfA family protein: MDTVRSMTLFALAALAEIGGAWLVWQGVREHRGWLWIGAGVIALGIYGFVATLQPDAHFGRILAAYGGVFVAGSLLWGMAVDGFKPDRYDVTGALICLVGVAVIMYAPRTA
- a CDS encoding sugar O-acetyltransferase, with product MAGFFDSTDSAAPLIPTMRDRMLAGQPYVADSTVQELTDRGQRAAVAYNAASPTDAEARRALLEELFGQVGEDVEVRSPVHVDLGTRISLGDRTFVNFGLVALDVAEIRIGADVQIGPNVQLLTPLHPLDAEQRRQKWEGGAPITIGDNVWLGGGVIVCPGVTIGADTVVGAGSVVAKDLPAGVLAVGNPAKVIRHL
- the orn gene encoding oligoribonuclease; amino-acid sequence: MNDRLVWIDCEMTGLDLEKDALIEVAALVTDFELNVLGEGVDVIIKPPAESLETMIDFVRDMHQKSGLLEELDGGVTMEEAEAQVLAYIREHCPEGSRPPLAGNTIGTDRAFLARDMAGLEGFLHYRNIDVSSIKELSKRWFPRAYFQAPEKRGNHRALADIQESIEELRYYREAVFVTPPGPDSSTAKEIAARHAGSVTGLQGGASTPDSTPGA
- a CDS encoding MauE/DoxX family redox-associated membrane protein gives rise to the protein MQPPRVWQGAFPWIGLVARLATGGVWLVAGAIKLPDPYESISAVRAYEVLPEALVPAVGYLLPVVEVAIGLLLILGLLTRTSSVASAILFAVFVAGIASVWVRGIEIDCGCFGGGGEKEGASAEYPLEIARDLGLMLLSVWLVWRPRTRWALDNMLFRSSERGPERNDDGEEPAEEERAGHPVR
- a CDS encoding ATP-binding protein; amino-acid sequence: MTTHPRTSFALLAIFTVVVSFYLVGVQPEPLVVTEAFPAGLLAGAWLFVPRRLHALFFVCAWAVSAGIYLVLDRDPLVALGWAGAAVVGSAIVAHGITRGPERRAALLTEDDLRRFIGQTFLGSLVAAGITGALASVLGNTQWWVAALGVGVAHLGTYVVLLPHFLGRPRYPGVAPLAERVVQWICTVSFTVIAFLPLDLGPSLAFGVIPFLGWAALRAPMRETLVQFLVVATTSHAMTMQGLGPFAVDPDGTVLEAEMITVMYAVWVLACGLTTIPFSLAVGVQRRESWQSRQEQARVRQLVQSATGVAIIGTDAHGHIDLFNPGAETIFGYTSEEVLGLMPSVFLTHEETERVATLLSTRPTFVDVAYELASGAVESLDVDFLRKDGSVVTLQFSMSRIYSSDGKVLGYVSTGEDVTSRVKRQQALEEALAHERLAVENLKEVDQVKDALVSGVSHELRTPITSILGYLEMLEDGGFGPLSGAQVQALGRVKGNSNRLLSLIDDLLTLSRIQDGYLAVETTRLDLRDVVSTAGHEMLPALEAAGLDFTVEVPEEPVAVVGDAERLGRVVVNLVGNAAKFTDRFGSVTVRLEVDGDDAVVAVTDTGIGIPEEEQDQLFDRFFRATSARERAIQGSGLGLAIARALVQSHGGSIEVDSQVDVGSTFRIRLPLEGTLSVLEQAGGPPLEQETAGAVRRR
- a CDS encoding DsbA family protein translates to MAKNPPKKNAPGTRSDERAATAAKREARREKAARQAAAALAEKKARQRKERLMVGGIVAAVVLLVAGVVTWQVMRNSGPVAVPDNATDKYGVSMGEADAGAQIEIFADFLCPACKSFEAAAEAPLTQLAEAGAAHVTYNPVVILDQFGDYSERAANAFAVVLDTAGAEVALEFQAALFAEQPSESGSKPDDDWLIDLAVESGAKESEIRDDIEGMKFERWVKEATQESERRGLRGTPTIFINGNQVEPQDALNQIQQLAQAAGPAQPEGDAGAGEGDAGEGDAEKDAS